The Acinetobacter shaoyimingii DNA segment TAGCGACGAGATTTAAATGAAATATCGACCTGACGGGGACGATAAATCCATCCTAAAATCAACAATAAAATAGAGAAGATTAAGATAGGCCAATCGCCTAAACGACTATAAAGGGTTTGACCTTGCATCGCTGGCAAGTCGCCACGCAGTACAGCACGTTTATCCGATGGTGCTTGTTTGACAATATGACCTTCAGGATTAATGAATGCTGTGACACCTGTATTGGTTGCACGAATGAACCATCGACCATTTTCAATAGCGCGCATTTGCACCATTTGTAAATGTTGTTGCGGTCCTGCAGTCCCCTTAAACCATGCATCGTTTGAAACAGTCACAAGAAAATCACTGTCTTGTGCATTACGTCTGGTGAGATTTGGATAAGCTACTTCATAGCAGATCGCAGCAGCCAAATGATGTCCTTTGATATTGAATGGTTTCTGCGTTGAAGAACCACGTGAAAAACCGCTCATTGAAGGATCATTTTGCAATGCAGGAAGAACCCAACTGAGTAATCCAGACAAAGGAATGTATTCACCAAAAGGCACTAAACGTTGTTTCTTGTATAGTCCACTTGCATCACTGCCATAAGCAATCATGGCGTTGTAATACATGGGTGCGCCATTTTGTTTTGATTCTTTCAAATCCCAATAAGGAATACCTGTAACCCAAGCTGTATCTGTATTTTTAGCTTGTTGATTCATCAACTGTAAAAAATCTGGAATATCTGTTTGGAACAGTGGAATAGATGATTCAGGCCATACAATCAGGTCACGACCCCATTCAGATTGACTGAGCTGAGCATAGATTTCTAAGGTTTTTCCTTGATACTCGGTCAGCCATTTTAAATCTTGCGGAATATTGCCCTGAATCAAAGAGACAGAAAGTGGTTTCTCATTTTTCGGTTCAACGAATTGTATAAATGAAAAAGCCCATGCCAGTACAAGAAAAAAAGCCGAAGGAATAATCCATAACCATTTTCTACGAAGAATTTCCACCAAGGCACTTGCCAGAAGAATGACCACGAAGGAAACAGCAAATACACCAAATACAGGGGCATAATGATCTAGATATCGTTCTGTAAAAGCATAACCTGCAAATAACCACGGAAAACCTGTAAATACCCATGTTTTTGCCCATTCAAATACAATCCAAATCGGTGCAAAGGTCAATGGTGTCTCAGGAAAGAAACGACGGTAAAGCCACGTTTGCACAGCAGTAAACAGACCCATGACCAAAGCCATAATGGCAATCATCAGTACGCTTAATGCAGCATGCGTATTGCCAAATTCATGGATGGATGTATACAGCCAAAAAGCACCAACAAACCATAGCCCAAAACCATAGGCCCAACCTATACCGAAGGCTTGTTTAGCAGAGCGTTCATGTAAAGACGCATATAATAATGCAGGTGACAGAATGGCTAACCACCACCAGTGAAATGGGGCTAAGGCAAAACTAAAAATTGCACCAGAAATTAGTGCAATCATCAGTGGAAAAATTAAAGGGAGCTGTTTTTGTTGTTGGGATGGATTTAGCAGCTTTTCAAAGGATGCTCTCATTTATGTACGGCTCGAATCAAATGGATGGTACGGGCATCGGCCTCAAGAATAGTAAATGTCCAATCATCAAGTTCAATGACCTGACCTTGTAAATCACTAACTAAACCAATTTCTTGAAGCAATAAACCGCCGACAGTTTCTACTTCATCGTCAGAAAAGTCTGCATTTAAAACATTGTTGAAATGTTCAATTGGTGTAAGCGCTTGAACCAACCAGCTATTTGCAGTGGTATGCGATTGATCTGGAATGATGAAATTTGCTTCTTCATCAATATTGTCGTGTTCATCTTCAATTTCACCGACAATTTCTTCCAAAATATCTTCAAGAGTCACCAAACCAGAGGTTGTGCCATATTCATCAATAACAATCGCAATATGCGTTTGCGTATTTTTGAGCATACGTAGCACTTGGTCTGAACGTGCGCTTTCTGGAACGAAAATCGGTTGACGCATCAGCGCATGTACAGTGACTTTAGAATTACGATCTTTTAAGAAGGGCAATAAATCTTTGGCCAATAAAATGCCGACCACATTGTCAGGTTCATCTGCTGAAAACACTGGAAAACGTGAATGTGCTGAATCAATCAGTACATCGAGAATATCAAGAAGTTCATCATCTTCTTGTAAACTGACCATTGACGTACGAGGGGTCATGACTTCACGAATTTTGGTTGCAGGTAGCTCAAAAATACCTTCTAACATAGCGACGGTATCTGGCTCTAATAAGCGGCGTGAATCTTGTACTAATTTTAACAGTTCATCTCGGGTTTCTGGCGCTGTACCTAACCATTTGCGTAAACCGCGCATACCCCATGATGTGCCTGATTCATCGTGCATGATCTTTCCTAAAGACTCTTTAATTTAAAAATATAATTTTTATCATACCTAAGAAAATACAGATGTCTATCTCATTAAATGAACCATTCGATGAATATAGCTTTAGGTAAAGAAATTCAACTTGAAATTTGCGAAAAGAATTTGGATGATAATCAAGTTTTATACAATAAAGAATGAAAAAAATGACAAAAAATTCAATCATTCCAAGTTTAGGGCTGCTTATTTTGACAGCATTATTCACTGTGGCACATGCTCAGCCTCAAGTTACTCATCAGTCATCTAAAGAGCCTTATTATTTTGTGAGTTTCCTTCCGAATGAACCTGCAAGGTTTTTAGGCGGATGTTCAAAAGCCTCACAAACTATCAATACTCGTACAGCTTATCGAGGCATTGATGAGCCAGTCTTGAAACGTGCAATTCGTAATAAAGTCAGACGCAGAGAAGAGTTCACTGCTATGGATTTTGTGATTGATGGAAAGCGCCGTCATGCCATTATTCTTGATCAGGCTTTTATCAAAAAACGTTGTCACGATATAGACGATGAAAACCTGAAAATTGTGGTGGATGTTTATCAGATCGATATTCAAAATGATCAAGATTTTTCACAAGTATGGGTGATTTCTAAGGTGTATCAGGATCAACCCTGATTGCAGGTTTTATTCCAACCTATGTTAAAATTAGTTATTACCTGAGTGAGTTGATTATGTCTGATTCTGTTACACCAAGCATCCAATTGAATACGCGTGGTCTGCGTTGTCCTGAGCCTGTGATGATGTTGCATCAAGCGATTCGTAAATCAAAATCGGGTGATGTGGTTGAAGTTTTTGCAACTGACAATTCAACGTCTTGGGACATTCCAAAATTTTGTATGCACCTTGGTCATGAACTGTTATTACAAGAAGAACGTTTAGATGAACAGGGTCATAAAGAATTTCATTACTTGGTGAAGAAAGGCTAGTCTAAAAGCTTTGTTAACAAAGCTTGAGGCATAAAACTTCACGAATAAAGTAAAATACAGGGGCATAAATTACCCCTTTGTTTTGAAATTTTATGTAATAGAAGTACTTGTTATAAATAATTGTTGTTCAATACTTTATATTTCACATAATACAAAAAGTCACAATTTAGGTTTACTTTTTGTTATTTAAATGCTGACTTTTTGTTTATAATGTGACCAGTTTATCGAAATAATAATGAATTCTAATAATGAATAACTTTGTCAATGATATTCAAAGAATTGTTGAAAATTTGGGGCTGACCGCACAAAAACGTGCCATCCATGTTCAATTTTCCAATTCCAACTTAAATAGCCAAGTCTTTTTACAACGCATAGACGGACAACATGCCTTAAACGAGGGGTTAAAGGCAGAACTCATCTGTCTGTCGACCAATGCGCAGATCTCTTTAAAAGAATTCATTGGCAGTCAGGTAGCCGTCGATCAAGTCACAGACAATGGCAAGTTATTCCGTACTACGGGCATTATTACTGAAGCTGCACAAGGGCAAAGTGACGGCTCACTCACCCTATATAAACTCACTCTAGAAGACCCAACTTCACTGTGGCATAAACGACGCAATAGCCGTGTGTTTATGAATAAATCTGTTGTGGATGTGGTCGATACGCTTTTTCAGGAATGGCAAAACAAAAGCCCGTTATTCGCTTCTAGCTTAAGCCTTGATATCAGCGGACTTAAAAACCAGTACGATGTCCGTCCATTCATTATGCAAAGCAATGAAACGGATTACGACTTCCTTACTCGCTTAATGCGTAGCGAAGGCATTAACTGGTTGATTGATGAAGCTCAACTGACTGTGCCGAATTCATCAGCTTCAATTGAAGCCCAAAAACTACGTTTGATCGATGACAACAGCCAATACACCGCATTAGACCGTCGTAATATTCGTTTTCATCGTAGTAGTGCCACAGAACAACAAGACAGTATCACCAGTTTTATTGGACAACGCTCCCTACAACCCACTGCTGTTCATGTACAACGCTGGCAAGCCGATGTCCTCGAACAAGAAGAAGGCGCAGGTTCAGTTCAAAGCAAACATCAACACAGTCAAAATCAAGACAATGCCAGCTTAGGCTTAGAACAAGCATGGCACTTTAGCCCAGCGTGGATGCAAGACTTAAACGGTGAAGACCAAGCCACAGCATCTAGCAACAGCCAGATTGAAAAGCTCAATCAAAACTTAAGCAACTATTATGATGCCCAAAGCAAACAATTTATCGCCAACTCTACCGTGCGTGATAGTCAGGTCGGTTATTGGTTTGAATTGAACGAACACCCAGAAATTGATCAGCACAGTGGTGCAGACAAAGAATTCCTGATTGTCGGAAAGACCTTCTATAATCAGAACAACTTACCCAAAGATCTGAATGATCAAATCAACAAGCTACTGGCACAAAGCCAATGGACGCAGAATCGTTTTAATGGTGCAGCCAGCACAAACCTGATTAGCGCCAACCCAAACGACGAACGCCAAGCCAACAGCTTAATTTTGCAACGTCGTAACGTCACTACGGTTCCAGAATATAACCCACTAGCACATCGTCCTGCGGCACATCCGCAACGTGCCAAAGTCGTAGGCCCTGCAGGTGAAGAAATCCATGTCGATGAATGGGGACGCATTAAAGTCCGTTTCTTGTTTACCCGTAACGAAGACCACCAGTTTGATGGTGGTGCAGGTACTAACAATGATGATACTGACTCGGCTTGGGTGGATGTTCTAACCCCATGGGCAGGTGAAGGCTATGGTGCACGCTTCCTCCCACGTATCAATGAAATTGTGGTGATTGACTTCTTTGATGGCAACATTGACCGACCATTCGTGGTGGGACGTATTCACGAAGCACAACGCAGTCCAACCAAGTTTGACATTAAAGGTCAACTGCCAGATACCAAAAAGTTAGCAGGGATTCGCTCCAAAGAAGTTGGGGGCGAAGGCTTTGGGCAACTGCGCTTTGATGACACCACTGGGCAAATCTCCACTCAACTGCAAAGTAGTCATGGGTCAACACAACTCAACCTCGGCAATCTCAGCCATCCTAAAGACACAGCAGAGAGCGAAGGACGAGGTGAAGGCTTTGAACTGAGAACGGATCAGTGGGGAGCGGTGCGAGCAGGACAAGGTTTATTGATATCAACCCACCGGCAAGATGAAGCCAGTGGCAACCATCTAGATGCCAATGAAGCCAAGTCACAGATTGAAAGTAGCTTAAACAACGCTAAAGCCTTAAGTGAAGTGGCGAAGAATCAGCAGACGGATCCTTTAGAAAATTTAGACAATTTAAAAGCATTTATTTCAGATTTGGATGCAGATGCTTCTGAAGAAGGACAAAGTAAAGTGAATGCATTTAAAAAAGCACTCATGCTCCTTGCTTCGCCAAATAGTATTGCCGTCAGCTCCAATGAAGATATACACATTGCAGCTGATCGACAGCTCAATATTCATGCTGGGGATAGCGTGAATATATCGACGCAGAAATCGGTTATAGCGCATGCGCAAGACAAAATTAGTCTTTTTGCAGCAAAGGAAGGGGCGAGACTATACGCTGGTAAAGGGAAAGTTGAAATACAGGCCCAAGGCGATGGTGCAGATTTAATTGCACGTAAAGGCATTCAGATTATTTCGACTGAAGATACGATTGAGGTGAAAGCCAGTAAGAAGATAGTGTTGATTGCAGGTGGTTCTCAGATTGAGATTAGTAGTGCAGGAGTATTGCCTACAACAGCTGGGAAGTTTGAGGCGAAGGCTGGGCAGCATATTTTTATACCTGGTAGTAAGACTTCATTTAATATTCCTTTATTACCAAATGTTTTATGTATTGATTGTTTAAAAAAAGCAGCGATGTCAAAGCTGCCTTTTGCTTAAACGGACTAAAAAATGAAAAAAATAAAGGGTGAGAATGTATTTTTGTTAGTTGATCCGATTTTGATTTCAGATCAAATCAAAGATATTTTAAATAAAAGTAAAAATACTCAAGTTTATAGTTTATTCGAAGGTACTATTAATAGTCATATAGATTTCTTTTCTTCACCACTGCTTTTAAATTATAAAAAATTAAACGATAGTGAGTTGGATAGTATTGTTGATTTGTGTGTACAAACAAAGTCTGCTCTTAGTATTTTTTCTTCAAAAGAAAAAATTGATAAAAAAATTGCGATATTAAAAAGAATGATGTTTCCAATAGTTAATGAAAAAATTCAATTTTTTAGATTTTATGAATTTATGTATTTTTCAAAGTTAGATGAAATTTTTGATAATAATGAAATTTATAAAAGTTTTATAGAGTTATATTTGTTAGTCGATGATTATAAGAGTTTTGAAGCGAATTATATCTTTAAAAGGGTGATCTAATGTTTATCATTGAAGATTCAGGTATGCAAGTCATCATTGAAGAAACAAGAAAATATAAACTGGTTAATATTTCTAGAGATTTTTATAAGAAATTTCAATTTTTTCAAGTAGGTCAGGAATTTTGTGAATTTAATAGAACAGTTGAAAAGAAAATTGAAAAATTAGAAAAACTAGGAATAACTCAATTAGATTGCTTGAGATTTCATTTAGATTTAATGGGAGGAATAGGCTATTCGTTCATGGAAGATAAAAACTTTGTTTGGATACAAGAGTTTTATGATGATAATGATTATCTACCCGAGTTAGATTTCACCAACAAATTAAAAGATTTTTTTAACGAATATCAAAAAGATGTTTTAGGTGGAAATTACATTTTTTTTAAAAACGCGATTAAAAACTTTGTATTACATTATGATCAATTAAGACCTGAAGAAATATATAAAGAAAAATTTAATTTTTTAAAGAAAAAAAATCATTTATTTGAAATACAAGATAATTTAGATTCTAAGGCTGAATTTCTATTTGGTATAAATTTTTTAAAAGATCATTTTTTTTCAAAAAAAATTAGTACAACTGAAGAATTAATAAAAATTTTAGGTAAATATTATGTTGAGAGTTAATTCGACTGGTACTCTGAATGATTGCACATCTGGATGCAATCAAAAATTTTTAGTGCATTTAAGACGCCCAATTTATTTTGATGAAAGTAAAGGGTTTGGGTTTGATTGGTTTAGAGCGGAATATGAACAGCCTCTAACTAAATTATTAGCTTATTCACCTATGATTGAGCCTATTTATTTAGGTAGAATTAGAGACTTGAAAGAAATGTATTATTGTGAAGGAGTGCCTAGAATAAGCCCATATGGTAAAGAATATATTCCTTCAATAATTTCAATGTTTTCGGATATTGATGAAGATGCATCTGAATATATAAAAAATAAACAAGCCAATGGATTAACTCTTGATGTAGAGGTATATGAGATTGATGCTGAATTATTTTCAGATGCGACACGCATAGAATTTATGAGTGAAAATGAATTTGTTCAAATACAACCATCATTTATTGATCTTAATTCCTTCATTTGTAATGGGAAAGCAAAGGATTTTATTCGAGATCCAAAAGTACAAATTTCTAGAAAAAATGAAAAATTTTATAGAAAAGAAAATGCAATAAATATTAAAATTATTGGCGGATATATAGAGAATTTTGAAGAAATAAAAATTATTGCACATTTTTCTGATGGATCAACACAACAAGTGGGTCAATCTGTTATTTATCCAAATAATGTATATCGTGCTATTCGTATTCAACCTGTTAAATTTCAAGTTCATAAAGTATTTAACTTACCTCAAAAGTATAAAGAAGCAATTCAATCAGTAATGGCGCAAGCTCTAATTGTCCCTATATTTGAGGAAGAGGAAACGTTTAGTATAGATACAAATATTTTTGAGCAATATGACTTTAAAGTTAGATACTTGAGAGCAAAAAATGAGCAATATATTGCCAAAGAAACAGTGAGTGAAGCAACTAACTATCTTTACAAAATGAGAGACGATATCTTAAATATATATGGCACTTATAGTCCAAATGTAGAAAATCATGTTGATGATAATCATAATCAAATTACATATCTGATATTTATAGATTTAAAATGTGGGTCTTATGCATTAGATCGTGAAAAAGAAATTGTAGAAAAGCGTAGAGATAAAGGATTAGAGATTAAAGTAGGAGAAATTTATTCTGGGTTTGGGGCTGGAGGTGTCGCTAGTCACAATTCCACAACAGGATGGGGTAATGCAACAATTATTTATGATTTCTTTATTGAAAGGCCTAATGATGCATTAAATACAGCTAATCATGAGTTAGCACATTCTTTAGGTTTAAGTCATATATTTGAAGCAAATTCGTCTGAAGCACAATTTTATCAGGCTACAACAGATAATTTAATGGATTATAGTTCAGTTACTGACGAAAATTATGAATCTCATCAAAATCCATTTAGTGGTGATGAAACGGATAAAGAATTAATAGTAGAAAATGTTCTTAACAAATTTCAATGGGAGATTATGTGTGAAGATCAAAGTATTATTATGGATTAGTTTAATCTTAAGTTCTGGTTTTTCTTATGCTTTATCACCAATAGTAAATGATACACCGCGTGAATATTCAGCTGCTCTTGAGAAAGGTATATTTATATCAAAAAATAGTATTACTAATTTTAAGGGATTAGGGGGGAAATGCTCTTTTTATCAAAATTTTATCGCATGTGGATATCCTCAAAGTGTAGTTAAAATCAGTTTTATTGATAATAAACCTGTAATATATAGATTATATTTTTCAAATGAAGATTACAAAGAGTTTGATTTAATCAAAGAGCAGATTTTAGGCTTTTTAAAATATACTGAAATCAATTATGATAAAAATAAACTTGATTTGTTTTTTAAATCCATTCACATTCCAGCAAAAGGCGATATTAAAGAATTTGATTTATCAAATGATTTAATTATTAGTTTTTATAGCCCAGATCGTTATCATAGACTTAATGATCGAAATAACCTAATTATGATTTATAAGAAAAGATAATTGTGACGAAGTCTTAACTCTCTTTAAAAGACCTTTAATGTTTGATTGATTGAGGGGTAGAGTATTTTTTAGTCAAGTTTGAAATGCTTGTGAGTGTTATTATATTTAATTCATCTATTTGCAAATAAAAAAACCCGCTTAAGCGGGTTTTTTAAACTCTATAGAATAGAAATTACATATTCGGGTAGTTTGGACCACCGCCACCTTCAGGCGTTACCCAAGTAATGTTTTGTGATGGATCTTTAATATCACAAGTTTTACAGTGTACACAGTTCGCTGCATTAATTTGGAAACGCTTCGAACCGTCATCATTTTCCATAATTTCATAAACACCCGCAGGGCAGTAGCGCTGTGCAGGCTCATCCCATTTTGGTAAGTTTACATTTACAGGAATTGAAGCATCCGTCAATTTCAAATGCGCAGGCTGATTTTCTTCATGTACCGTGTTAGAAACGAATACTGAAGACAAACGGTCAAAGGTGAGCTTGCCATCTGGTTTTGGATAATTCGGCTTAAAGCTTACAGCATCTACGGTTTTAATTGCTTTAAAGTCAGGTGTTAAATCGTGCAATGTAAATGGTACTTTAAACACGTTCTGATCGATAAAGTTAAATGCGCCACCCATCCATTGACCAAATTTATGCATTGCAGGGCCAAAGTTACGCGAGTTATATAACTCTTCTTTCAGCCAGCTGTTATTAAATTTGTCAGTATAAGACGTGAGTTCTTTTACGAAGAAATCTTCACCTTCCAATGGACGTGCAACCGCAAGATCACCACCTTTTTCAACACCCGATTGAATTGCTTCAAATACCGCTTCACCTGCCAACATCCCAGACTTCATTGCTGTATGAGAGCCTTTGATTTTAGCGAAGTTCAAGAA contains these protein-coding regions:
- the lnt gene encoding apolipoprotein N-acyltransferase, whose protein sequence is MRASFEKLLNPSQQQKQLPLIFPLMIALISGAIFSFALAPFHWWWLAILSPALLYASLHERSAKQAFGIGWAYGFGLWFVGAFWLYTSIHEFGNTHAALSVLMIAIMALVMGLFTAVQTWLYRRFFPETPLTFAPIWIVFEWAKTWVFTGFPWLFAGYAFTERYLDHYAPVFGVFAVSFVVILLASALVEILRRKWLWIIPSAFFLVLAWAFSFIQFVEPKNEKPLSVSLIQGNIPQDLKWLTEYQGKTLEIYAQLSQSEWGRDLIVWPESSIPLFQTDIPDFLQLMNQQAKNTDTAWVTGIPYWDLKESKQNGAPMYYNAMIAYGSDASGLYKKQRLVPFGEYIPLSGLLSWVLPALQNDPSMSGFSRGSSTQKPFNIKGHHLAAAICYEVAYPNLTRRNAQDSDFLVTVSNDAWFKGTAGPQQHLQMVQMRAIENGRWFIRATNTGVTAFINPEGHIVKQAPSDKRAVLRGDLPAMQGQTLYSRLGDWPILIFSILLLILGWIYRPRQVDISFKSRR
- a CDS encoding HlyC/CorC family transporter, whose amino-acid sequence is MHDESGTSWGMRGLRKWLGTAPETRDELLKLVQDSRRLLEPDTVAMLEGIFELPATKIREVMTPRTSMVSLQEDDELLDILDVLIDSAHSRFPVFSADEPDNVVGILLAKDLLPFLKDRNSKVTVHALMRQPIFVPESARSDQVLRMLKNTQTHIAIVIDEYGTTSGLVTLEDILEEIVGEIEDEHDNIDEEANFIIPDQSHTTANSWLVQALTPIEHFNNVLNADFSDDEVETVGGLLLQEIGLVSDLQGQVIELDDWTFTILEADARTIHLIRAVHK
- the tusA gene encoding sulfurtransferase TusA, whose translation is MSDSVTPSIQLNTRGLRCPEPVMMLHQAIRKSKSGDVVEVFATDNSTSWDIPKFCMHLGHELLLQEERLDEQGHKEFHYLVKKG
- a CDS encoding type VI secretion system Vgr family protein, giving the protein MNNFVNDIQRIVENLGLTAQKRAIHVQFSNSNLNSQVFLQRIDGQHALNEGLKAELICLSTNAQISLKEFIGSQVAVDQVTDNGKLFRTTGIITEAAQGQSDGSLTLYKLTLEDPTSLWHKRRNSRVFMNKSVVDVVDTLFQEWQNKSPLFASSLSLDISGLKNQYDVRPFIMQSNETDYDFLTRLMRSEGINWLIDEAQLTVPNSSASIEAQKLRLIDDNSQYTALDRRNIRFHRSSATEQQDSITSFIGQRSLQPTAVHVQRWQADVLEQEEGAGSVQSKHQHSQNQDNASLGLEQAWHFSPAWMQDLNGEDQATASSNSQIEKLNQNLSNYYDAQSKQFIANSTVRDSQVGYWFELNEHPEIDQHSGADKEFLIVGKTFYNQNNLPKDLNDQINKLLAQSQWTQNRFNGAASTNLISANPNDERQANSLILQRRNVTTVPEYNPLAHRPAAHPQRAKVVGPAGEEIHVDEWGRIKVRFLFTRNEDHQFDGGAGTNNDDTDSAWVDVLTPWAGEGYGARFLPRINEIVVIDFFDGNIDRPFVVGRIHEAQRSPTKFDIKGQLPDTKKLAGIRSKEVGGEGFGQLRFDDTTGQISTQLQSSHGSTQLNLGNLSHPKDTAESEGRGEGFELRTDQWGAVRAGQGLLISTHRQDEASGNHLDANEAKSQIESSLNNAKALSEVAKNQQTDPLENLDNLKAFISDLDADASEEGQSKVNAFKKALMLLASPNSIAVSSNEDIHIAADRQLNIHAGDSVNISTQKSVIAHAQDKISLFAAKEGARLYAGKGKVEIQAQGDGADLIARKGIQIISTEDTIEVKASKKIVLIAGGSQIEISSAGVLPTTAGKFEAKAGQHIFIPGSKTSFNIPLLPNVLCIDCLKKAAMSKLPFA
- a CDS encoding DUF4123 domain-containing protein, whose product is MKKIKGENVFLLVDPILISDQIKDILNKSKNTQVYSLFEGTINSHIDFFSSPLLLNYKKLNDSELDSIVDLCVQTKSALSIFSSKEKIDKKIAILKRMMFPIVNEKIQFFRFYEFMYFSKLDEIFDNNEIYKSFIELYLLVDDYKSFEANYIFKRVI
- a CDS encoding zinc metalloprotease — translated: MLRVNSTGTLNDCTSGCNQKFLVHLRRPIYFDESKGFGFDWFRAEYEQPLTKLLAYSPMIEPIYLGRIRDLKEMYYCEGVPRISPYGKEYIPSIISMFSDIDEDASEYIKNKQANGLTLDVEVYEIDAELFSDATRIEFMSENEFVQIQPSFIDLNSFICNGKAKDFIRDPKVQISRKNEKFYRKENAINIKIIGGYIENFEEIKIIAHFSDGSTQQVGQSVIYPNNVYRAIRIQPVKFQVHKVFNLPQKYKEAIQSVMAQALIVPIFEEEETFSIDTNIFEQYDFKVRYLRAKNEQYIAKETVSEATNYLYKMRDDILNIYGTYSPNVENHVDDNHNQITYLIFIDLKCGSYALDREKEIVEKRRDKGLEIKVGEIYSGFGAGGVASHNSTTGWGNATIIYDFFIERPNDALNTANHELAHSLGLSHIFEANSSEAQFYQATTDNLMDYSSVTDENYESHQNPFSGDETDKELIVENVLNKFQWEIMCEDQSIIMD